The Hyalangium ruber genome includes a window with the following:
- a CDS encoding cysteine hydrolase family protein, producing the protein MKNPIKELPLPSFYRPDNAGNYGYGPNAGKLQGEAATWRAANDVTPSATDTFNLHLLLIDVQKDFCFPEGSLYVAGRSGKGAIDDSRRIAEFMYRNLGALTNVTTTLDTHFAYQIFFPSFWVDQNDQQLTPYREVTREQIERGQVRPNPAVAKWLCGGNYPWLLKQVKYYCEELERAGKYTLYLWPPHCLLGGDGHALAGVVQEARLFHAFARSSQSWCEVKGGNPLTENYSVLRPEVLSRHDGQPLAQRNTQFIKTLLTADAVVIAGQAASHCVKSSIDDLLTEIVAQDAALARKVYLLTDCMSAVTVPDGKGGFAADFTPQADAALKRFADAGMHLVKSTTPLASWPDLRIG; encoded by the coding sequence ATGAAGAACCCGATCAAGGAGCTTCCGCTTCCGTCGTTCTACCGGCCCGATAACGCAGGCAACTACGGCTACGGCCCGAACGCCGGGAAGCTGCAGGGAGAGGCGGCCACGTGGCGCGCCGCCAACGACGTCACCCCGTCCGCCACCGACACGTTCAACCTGCACCTGCTGCTCATCGACGTGCAGAAGGACTTCTGCTTCCCCGAGGGCTCGCTCTACGTCGCCGGCCGCAGCGGCAAGGGCGCCATCGATGACAGCCGCCGCATCGCCGAGTTCATGTACCGCAACCTCGGCGCCCTCACGAACGTCACCACCACCCTCGACACGCACTTCGCCTACCAGATCTTCTTCCCCTCGTTCTGGGTGGACCAGAACGACCAGCAGCTCACCCCGTACCGCGAGGTGACGCGGGAGCAGATCGAGCGCGGGCAGGTCCGCCCCAACCCCGCCGTGGCCAAGTGGCTGTGCGGCGGCAACTACCCCTGGCTGCTCAAGCAGGTGAAGTACTACTGCGAGGAATTGGAGCGCGCCGGGAAGTACACCCTCTATCTCTGGCCGCCGCACTGCCTGCTCGGTGGCGACGGGCACGCGCTGGCCGGCGTGGTGCAGGAGGCCCGCCTGTTCCATGCCTTCGCTCGAAGCAGCCAGTCGTGGTGCGAGGTGAAGGGTGGCAACCCTCTCACCGAGAACTACTCGGTGCTGCGCCCCGAGGTGCTCAGCCGCCACGACGGACAGCCCCTGGCGCAGCGCAACACCCAGTTCATCAAGACGCTGCTCACCGCCGACGCCGTCGTCATCGCAGGCCAGGCCGCCAGCCACTGCGTGAAGAGCTCCATCGATGACCTGCTCACGGAGATCGTCGCCCAGGACGCCGCGCTCGCTCGCAAGGTGTACCTGCTCACCGACTGCATGTCGGCCGTCACCGTGCCGGATGGCAAGGGCGGGTTCGCCGCGGACTTCACGCCGCAGGCCGACGCCGCGCTCAAGCGCTTCGCCGATGCCGGCATGCACCTGGTGAAGTCGACCACCCCGCTCGCCAGCTGGCCCGACCTGCGCATCGGCTGA
- a CDS encoding protein phosphatase 2C domain-containing protein, which translates to MLPAFDIAAASVMGREHARAGRNNQDALCVRSRGDVLAAVVTDGCGSAAHSEVGAQLGARCVADVALAVLERGISLEAPEFLETVRAEVLGFLSSLTSQLGSSLVGEHLLFTVVGAVVTPSRTLVFSAGDGLWALNGEVHALGPFPHNAPPYLAYGLLSEGAVPLERQALVPTEEVVALMLGTDGAVDLGKLTEARVAETEEPVGPLSQYWSNERYFQNPDALRRRLTLLGRESVRADFTARRLVRTPGLLADDTTLIVLRRRMERV; encoded by the coding sequence ATGCTTCCTGCCTTCGATATCGCCGCTGCCTCCGTGATGGGCCGCGAGCACGCTCGCGCGGGCCGCAACAACCAGGATGCGCTGTGCGTGCGTTCTCGGGGGGACGTGCTCGCCGCCGTGGTGACGGACGGGTGTGGCAGCGCGGCCCATAGCGAGGTGGGCGCGCAGCTCGGCGCACGGTGCGTGGCCGATGTGGCCCTCGCGGTGCTCGAGCGGGGCATCTCCCTGGAGGCGCCCGAGTTCCTCGAGACGGTGCGCGCCGAGGTGCTGGGCTTCCTCTCCTCGCTTACCTCGCAACTGGGCTCCTCGCTCGTGGGTGAGCACCTGTTGTTCACGGTGGTGGGCGCGGTGGTGACACCCTCGCGCACGCTGGTGTTCTCGGCGGGAGATGGGCTGTGGGCCCTCAATGGGGAGGTACACGCGCTGGGGCCCTTCCCCCACAACGCTCCGCCGTACCTCGCCTATGGGCTGCTGTCCGAGGGAGCAGTGCCCCTGGAGCGGCAGGCGCTCGTGCCCACCGAAGAAGTGGTGGCGCTGATGCTGGGCACGGATGGCGCGGTGGACCTCGGCAAGCTCACCGAGGCCCGGGTGGCCGAGACCGAGGAGCCGGTGGGCCCGCTGTCTCAGTACTGGTCCAACGAGCGCTACTTCCAGAACCCGGATGCGCTGCGCCGTCGGCTCACGCTGCTCGGCCGGGAGTCCGTCCGCGCCGACTTCACCGCGCGCCGCCTCGTGCGCACGCCGGGGCTGCTGGCCGATGACACCACCCTCATCGTCCTGCGCCGCCGCATGGAGAGGGTGTGA
- a CDS encoding NUDIX hydrolase: protein MSHTYEYPRPALTVDCVVFGMDEGDLKVLLIQRGVEPFVGKWALPGGFVRMEESLEDAARRELAEEAGIRPSHLEQLYTFGEPSRDPRGRVVTVAYFALVKLSDHNVVHAATDAREAAWFSVWDTPKLAFDHSDVLATALQRLKGKVRYQPIGFELLPPKFTLTQLQRLYEVILERELDKRNFRKKILSMDLLEELDEVEQDVSHRAARLYRFDHKKYKQLEKAGFNFEL, encoded by the coding sequence CACACCTACGAGTACCCACGGCCCGCCTTGACGGTGGACTGCGTGGTGTTCGGGATGGATGAGGGAGACCTGAAGGTGCTCCTCATCCAGCGGGGCGTGGAGCCCTTCGTGGGCAAGTGGGCGCTGCCCGGCGGCTTCGTTCGGATGGAGGAGTCGCTGGAGGACGCGGCGCGCCGGGAGCTGGCGGAGGAGGCCGGCATCCGCCCCAGCCACCTGGAGCAGCTCTACACCTTCGGAGAGCCGAGCCGGGACCCTCGGGGGCGCGTCGTCACCGTGGCGTACTTCGCCCTGGTGAAGCTGAGCGACCACAACGTCGTGCATGCCGCGACGGACGCGCGCGAGGCGGCCTGGTTCTCCGTCTGGGATACGCCGAAGCTGGCGTTCGACCATTCGGACGTGCTCGCCACGGCGCTCCAGCGGCTCAAGGGCAAGGTGCGCTACCAGCCCATCGGCTTCGAGCTGCTGCCGCCCAAGTTCACCCTCACCCAGCTCCAGCGGCTCTATGAGGTGATTCTGGAGCGCGAGCTCGACAAGCGGAACTTCCGCAAGAAGATCCTCTCCATGGACTTGCTGGAGGAGCTCGACGAGGTGGAGCAGGACGTCTCCCACCGCGCCGCGCGCCTCTACCGGTTCGACCACAAGAAGTACAAACAGCTCGAGAAGGCCGGCTTCAACTTCGAGCTGTAG
- the trxA gene encoding thioredoxin, with product MFRCPTCGAFNRVPHPPPGGTPTCGRCHGALDTSGQPQAVGGEELSRAVVSSPVPVLVDLWAPWCGPCRAAAPVFDAVGRAQAGRLIVLKLNTDEHPETASSLGVRGIPTFILYMGGREVARRSGMMPRAELEQWILDAQQGGSPGMRV from the coding sequence ATGTTTCGATGCCCAACCTGTGGAGCATTCAACCGTGTCCCTCACCCGCCCCCGGGGGGTACCCCTACGTGTGGGCGCTGCCACGGCGCGCTCGACACGTCGGGCCAACCCCAAGCGGTCGGGGGGGAGGAACTCTCGCGAGCCGTTGTCTCCTCTCCAGTTCCGGTGCTGGTGGATCTGTGGGCCCCCTGGTGTGGCCCGTGCCGAGCAGCGGCCCCGGTGTTCGACGCCGTGGGGAGAGCCCAGGCAGGCAGGCTCATCGTCCTGAAGCTGAACACGGACGAGCACCCCGAGACCGCCTCCTCGCTGGGCGTCCGAGGCATCCCCACCTTCATCCTTTATATGGGAGGCCGTGAGGTGGCGCGCCGCAGCGGGATGATGCCCCGCGCGGAGCTGGAGCAGTGGATCCTGGATGCGCAGCAGGGAGGCTCTCCGGGCATGAGGGTGTAG
- a CDS encoding nicotinate phosphoribosyltransferase, whose protein sequence is MEEDLTLLTDLYEFAMVDAYLDEGMQDEAVFSLFVRRLPSRRNFLLACGLEEALRYLETLRFTPAALDYLASLGRFSDRLLRYLERFHFSGDVCAVPEGTPVFAEEPLLEVVAPLPEAQLVETYLLNQVHLQTLAASKAVRVTEAAAGRPVMEFGVRRTHGVDAGMKVARAAFIAGVGATSNVRAGRRYGIPVAGTMAHSFVQAHEDELEAFRAFSSRFPETTLLVDTYDTLRGVQHVVRLARELGEAFQVRAVRLDSGDMLALSRATRQMLDEAGLQRVKLIASGNLDEDSIQRLLSQGAPIDSFGVGTSLGVSSDVPCLDMVYKLVAYAGKDRIKLSTSKVLYPGRKQVYRVEEHGVARKDVLARHGEMVPGRPLLRPMMREGKRVAGASPSLVEIQEHTRRELSRLPPEVRRLEPLNPPYRVEASPVVAWTREQLIEAWAATP, encoded by the coding sequence ATGGAGGAAGACCTCACGCTGCTCACGGACCTGTACGAATTCGCGATGGTGGATGCCTACCTCGACGAAGGCATGCAGGACGAAGCGGTGTTCAGCCTCTTCGTCCGTCGGCTGCCGTCGCGGCGTAACTTCCTGCTCGCCTGTGGGCTGGAAGAGGCGCTGCGCTACCTGGAGACGCTGCGCTTCACGCCGGCGGCCCTGGACTACCTCGCCTCGCTGGGCCGCTTCTCGGACCGGCTGCTGCGCTACCTGGAGCGCTTCCACTTCTCCGGGGACGTGTGCGCCGTGCCCGAGGGCACCCCGGTGTTCGCCGAGGAGCCGCTGCTGGAGGTGGTGGCGCCGCTGCCCGAGGCACAGCTGGTGGAGACCTACCTCCTCAACCAGGTCCACCTGCAGACGCTGGCGGCCTCCAAGGCCGTACGGGTGACGGAGGCCGCGGCGGGCCGTCCGGTGATGGAGTTTGGCGTGCGGCGCACGCACGGTGTGGACGCGGGGATGAAGGTGGCGCGCGCGGCCTTCATCGCGGGCGTGGGAGCCACCTCCAACGTGCGGGCCGGGCGGCGCTACGGCATTCCCGTGGCGGGCACCATGGCGCACAGCTTCGTGCAGGCCCACGAGGACGAGTTGGAGGCCTTCCGTGCCTTCAGCAGCCGCTTCCCGGAGACCACGCTGCTCGTGGACACCTATGACACGCTGCGCGGTGTGCAGCACGTGGTGCGCCTGGCGCGCGAGCTGGGCGAGGCCTTCCAGGTGCGCGCGGTGCGGCTGGACTCCGGAGACATGCTGGCGCTGTCGCGCGCGACGCGGCAGATGCTGGACGAGGCGGGGTTGCAGCGCGTCAAGCTCATCGCCAGTGGCAACCTGGACGAGGATTCCATCCAGCGGCTGCTCTCCCAGGGGGCCCCCATCGACAGCTTCGGGGTGGGAACATCGCTGGGCGTGTCCTCGGACGTGCCCTGCCTGGACATGGTCTACAAGCTCGTGGCGTACGCGGGGAAGGACCGCATCAAGCTGTCCACCTCCAAGGTGCTCTACCCGGGGCGCAAGCAGGTGTACCGGGTGGAGGAGCACGGGGTAGCGCGCAAGGACGTGCTCGCCCGCCACGGAGAGATGGTGCCGGGGCGCCCGCTGCTGCGGCCGATGATGCGCGAAGGCAAGCGCGTGGCGGGGGCCTCGCCCTCGCTGGTGGAGATTCAGGAGCACACGCGGCGGGAGCTGTCGCGGCTGCCCCCCGAGGTCCGTCGCCTCGAGCCCCTCAACCCGCCCTACCGCGTGGAGGCCAGCCCCGTGGTGGCTTGGACGCGCGAGCAGCTCATCGAGGCGTGGGCCGCGACTCCCTGA
- a CDS encoding 2-hydroxyacid dehydrogenase, with amino-acid sequence MKLAVFDTHRFDREALEAANARYGHTLVFFEPRLTAQTARLAQGFDAVCSFVNDKVDAATLELLHAGGTRLVALRSAGYNHVDLAAAARLGLKVVRVPEYSPYAVAEHAVALVLALNRRIHQAHARVRDWNFSLDGLVGFDLHGKTVGVVGTGRIGRAAARIFHGFGCRLLCFDAAPEAEVERELGARYVPLETLLREADIISLHVPLTPGTHHLVDAAALEKMKRGVMIINTGRGALIDSRALIDALKRGHIGAAGLDVYEEEEGIFFQDLSGQVLQDDVLARLLTFPNVLVTSHQAFLTREALGNIADTTLSSLQAFERGQPLLHEVSAGQVLRAPPRTE; translated from the coding sequence ATGAAGCTGGCCGTCTTCGACACCCACCGGTTCGACCGTGAGGCCCTGGAGGCGGCCAATGCCCGCTACGGCCACACGCTCGTCTTCTTCGAGCCCCGGCTCACGGCGCAGACGGCGCGGCTGGCGCAGGGCTTCGACGCGGTGTGCTCCTTCGTCAACGACAAGGTGGACGCCGCCACGCTGGAGTTGCTGCACGCGGGCGGCACACGGCTCGTGGCGCTGCGCTCGGCGGGCTACAACCACGTGGACCTGGCGGCGGCGGCGCGGCTGGGCCTCAAGGTGGTGCGCGTGCCCGAGTACTCGCCCTACGCAGTGGCCGAGCACGCGGTGGCGCTGGTGCTGGCGCTCAACCGCCGCATCCATCAGGCCCATGCGCGCGTGCGTGACTGGAACTTCTCCCTGGATGGGCTGGTGGGCTTCGACCTGCACGGCAAGACGGTGGGGGTGGTGGGCACTGGCCGCATTGGCCGGGCCGCGGCGCGCATCTTCCACGGCTTCGGGTGCCGGCTGCTGTGCTTCGACGCCGCGCCGGAAGCGGAGGTGGAGCGTGAGCTGGGCGCTCGCTACGTGCCGCTGGAGACGCTGCTGCGCGAGGCGGACATCATCTCCCTGCATGTGCCGCTCACGCCTGGCACCCACCACCTCGTGGACGCCGCCGCGCTGGAGAAGATGAAGCGTGGGGTGATGATCATCAACACCGGCCGGGGCGCCCTCATCGACAGCCGGGCCCTCATCGACGCGCTCAAGCGGGGCCACATCGGCGCGGCGGGGCTGGACGTCTATGAGGAGGAGGAGGGCATCTTCTTCCAGGACCTGAGCGGCCAGGTGCTCCAGGACGACGTGCTGGCGCGGTTGCTCACCTTCCCCAATGTGCTCGTCACCTCACACCAGGCCTTCCTCACCCGCGAGGCGCTGGGCAACATCGCCGACACCACGCTCTCCAGCCTCCAGGCTTTCGAGCGCGGCCAGCCGCTGCTTCACGAGGTGAGCGCCGGACAAGTGCTGCGCGCTCCCCCCCGAACGGAGTAG
- a CDS encoding universal stress protein gives MPIVCATNFSHAAHTACESAALLARKLGEPLWLVHVLPAESARAFGKPLMEAAEGALGDEARRLEKLGAKVERALLTGEPAAALQEFAAKQGARLVVTATPSHENPFLGMGGTLDRLAQSLATPLLVARDVAPLEAWVRGQRPLKVMLGVDRSLPFEAARDWVKALRKVGPVELVGGRVFWAQEEAMRLGLEQPLGFGEVTPSLRQALEREAAVLLEPLAEDGKPVRVRVEVGVGRIADHLVALAAEEQVDLLVVGTHQRQALGKLWSVSHHALRLAKMSVVSVPVKAAVHGAEVELPHVRSVLVTTDFSELADRAIAYACALVPPNGTVHLLHVAQHATPEQLVALRQQLEQRVPRAAAQRGCQVQLEVAVGANVAGTILQAAERHGVDIICMGTRGRTGVARAVMGSVAQEVMARGERPVLMVRAPA, from the coding sequence ATGCCCATCGTCTGCGCCACCAACTTCTCTCACGCTGCCCACACCGCCTGCGAGTCAGCGGCCCTGCTGGCCCGGAAGCTGGGAGAGCCCCTGTGGCTCGTCCACGTGCTGCCGGCCGAGTCCGCCAGGGCCTTCGGCAAGCCGCTGATGGAGGCGGCCGAGGGCGCGCTGGGCGATGAGGCGCGCCGGCTGGAGAAGCTGGGCGCGAAGGTGGAGCGCGCGCTGCTCACGGGCGAGCCGGCCGCGGCGCTGCAGGAGTTCGCCGCCAAGCAAGGCGCCCGGCTGGTGGTGACGGCGACGCCGAGCCACGAGAACCCGTTCCTGGGCATGGGCGGTACGCTGGACCGGCTGGCGCAGTCGCTCGCGACGCCGCTGCTGGTGGCCCGCGACGTGGCGCCGCTGGAGGCGTGGGTGCGCGGGCAGCGGCCGCTCAAGGTGATGCTGGGCGTGGACCGCTCGCTGCCCTTCGAGGCGGCGCGCGACTGGGTAAAGGCGCTGCGCAAGGTCGGCCCCGTGGAGCTGGTGGGCGGTCGTGTTTTCTGGGCCCAGGAGGAGGCGATGCGCCTGGGGTTGGAGCAGCCCCTGGGCTTTGGCGAGGTGACGCCCTCGCTTCGCCAGGCGCTGGAGCGCGAGGCGGCCGTGCTGCTGGAGCCCCTGGCGGAGGACGGCAAGCCCGTGCGCGTCCGGGTGGAGGTGGGCGTGGGCCGAATCGCGGACCACCTGGTGGCGCTGGCCGCCGAGGAGCAGGTGGACCTGCTGGTGGTGGGCACGCACCAGCGCCAGGCGCTGGGCAAGCTGTGGAGCGTGTCGCACCACGCGCTGCGCCTGGCGAAGATGTCCGTGGTGAGCGTGCCGGTGAAGGCGGCGGTACACGGGGCCGAGGTGGAGCTGCCGCACGTGCGCTCGGTGCTGGTGACGACCGACTTCTCGGAGCTGGCGGACCGCGCCATCGCCTACGCGTGCGCGCTGGTGCCTCCCAACGGCACGGTCCATCTGCTCCACGTCGCGCAGCACGCCACGCCCGAGCAGCTCGTGGCGCTCCGGCAGCAGCTCGAGCAGCGGGTGCCGCGCGCGGCAGCGCAGCGCGGGTGCCAGGTGCAGCTGGAGGTGGCGGTCGGCGCCAACGTGGCGGGCACCATCCTCCAGGCCGCCGAGCGCCATGGCGTGGACATCATCTGCATGGGCACTCGCGGCCGCACCGGTGTGGCGCGCGCTGTCATGGGCTCGGTGGCACAAGAGGTCATGGCACGCGGTGAGCGGCCCGTACTGATGGTGCGTGCGCCAGCGTAA
- a CDS encoding HAMP domain-containing sensor histidine kinase: MSLKAMFTSLVTVLGVLVLAAAASLWLLTSYLHRVTGSLGSSVEGVRLAEELEVELLTHYRQSNELSGAPDDRVRQLFFLETQLTTLMEEISRTATTPEESERIADLRQRVAHYLIAQREAHGEYSARLSPRAGADLDQALVSLEELIELKVKQARHAEAEAARWDRLTRLGGPILAALLLIGLLVSLVWVRRAVLRPVAQVRQAMRRFASGRKRTRAAETGPLELREVARTFNEMASSITRQQEDQLTFLAGVAHDLRNPLSALKMSTAFAAPGRAEVSPERLQKMFALARRQVERLDRMVGDLLDSTRIEAGKLELQLEERDARELARAVVELYQATGPGHELRLSLPETPVPLCCDGIRIEQVLNNLVSNALKYSPVGTRVEVTVERQGEEAALSVADQGIGISAEEQLRLFAAFQRARGARERAPGAGLGLSVARRIVEAHGGHIEVESTPGQGSVFRVRLPIARAATQGAPRAEGPATAWGTGEDSVH, from the coding sequence ATGAGCCTCAAGGCCATGTTCACCTCGCTGGTGACGGTGCTTGGGGTACTCGTGCTGGCGGCCGCTGCGTCGCTCTGGCTGCTCACCAGCTACCTGCACCGCGTCACCGGCAGCCTCGGCTCCAGCGTCGAGGGCGTCCGGCTCGCCGAGGAGCTGGAGGTGGAGCTCCTCACCCACTACCGCCAGAGCAATGAGCTGTCCGGCGCACCGGATGACCGGGTTCGTCAGCTCTTCTTCCTGGAGACGCAGCTGACAACCCTCATGGAGGAGATCTCTCGCACCGCGACCACCCCGGAGGAGAGCGAGCGCATCGCCGACCTCCGCCAGCGGGTGGCGCACTACCTCATCGCCCAGCGGGAGGCACATGGCGAGTACTCGGCGCGGCTGTCTCCTCGGGCTGGCGCGGATCTGGATCAGGCCCTGGTCTCCCTGGAAGAGCTCATCGAGCTCAAGGTGAAGCAGGCCCGTCACGCCGAGGCCGAGGCCGCGCGTTGGGACCGGCTGACCCGCCTGGGAGGCCCCATCCTCGCCGCGCTGCTCCTCATCGGGCTGCTCGTCTCGCTCGTCTGGGTGCGCCGTGCCGTTCTGCGACCGGTGGCCCAGGTGCGCCAGGCCATGCGCCGCTTCGCCTCCGGGCGCAAGCGCACCCGCGCGGCCGAGACCGGGCCCCTGGAGCTGCGCGAGGTAGCGCGCACCTTCAATGAGATGGCCTCCTCCATCACCCGCCAGCAGGAGGATCAGCTCACGTTCCTGGCGGGGGTGGCGCATGACCTCCGCAACCCGCTGTCCGCGCTGAAGATGTCCACCGCGTTCGCCGCCCCGGGCCGCGCCGAGGTCTCTCCCGAGCGCCTCCAGAAGATGTTCGCGCTCGCGCGCCGGCAGGTGGAGCGCCTGGACCGCATGGTGGGAGACTTGCTGGACTCCACCCGCATCGAGGCCGGCAAGCTGGAGCTGCAGCTCGAGGAGCGTGACGCCCGCGAGCTGGCGCGCGCCGTGGTGGAGCTGTACCAGGCCACCGGGCCGGGCCATGAGCTGCGCCTGTCCCTGCCCGAGACGCCCGTGCCCCTGTGCTGTGACGGCATCCGCATCGAGCAGGTGCTCAACAACCTGGTGAGCAATGCCCTGAAGTACTCCCCCGTGGGCACGCGCGTGGAGGTGACCGTGGAGCGTCAGGGCGAGGAGGCCGCGCTCTCCGTCGCCGACCAGGGCATCGGCATCTCCGCCGAGGAGCAGCTCCGCCTCTTCGCTGCCTTCCAGCGGGCGCGGGGGGCGCGCGAGCGAGCGCCCGGCGCGGGCCTGGGGCTCTCCGTCGCGCGCCGTATCGTCGAGGCCCACGGTGGCCATATCGAGGTGGAGAGCACCCCCGGCCAGGGCTCCGTGTTCCGGGTCCGGTTGCCCATCGCCCGCGCCGCCACGCAGGGAGCCCCTCGCGCCGAGGGCCCCGCCACGGCGTGGGGGACAGGCGAGGACTCGGTTCACTGA